The following are encoded in a window of Bacillota bacterium genomic DNA:
- a CDS encoding zinc ribbon domain-containing protein: MVKFCVNCGTRINPGQNMCSSCGAKTQLKTETAPGTGGQNPTPETTALPGPAGGDIFRIILDFLKQFIKDPKQLIPILVLGAVWLLLSLLSALGINSWPVRLLSFLTFAQGGMYAGVWGALGGIIGKAVFAYFFTVLIMPLFRGKNPFKEMGTKGVFAGLTLQGAAAVADLILGTGLALILFNFFTGNASWINSMAGIVGFVLALKALWNKGGVLRTLVFFAANRLGRGKAPSPATFNRVAAGYAAGSVLGVALSAFTSSRLFYLSLLPHSWQSYLPYILGAILFATGLIMSITTKSGKAVPVA; encoded by the coding sequence GTGGTTAAATTTTGTGTTAACTGTGGTACACGCATCAACCCCGGTCAAAATATGTGTTCCTCCTGCGGGGCAAAAACACAGCTGAAAACAGAAACGGCACCGGGCACGGGGGGTCAGAACCCCACCCCTGAAACAACCGCTCTGCCGGGGCCTGCCGGGGGAGATATTTTCCGGATCATTTTGGATTTTTTGAAACAGTTTATCAAGGACCCCAAACAGCTGATCCCCATACTGGTGCTCGGCGCTGTCTGGCTTCTGCTCTCCCTGCTGTCCGCGCTGGGGATAAACTCCTGGCCGGTGCGTCTCCTCTCTTTTCTGACCTTCGCACAGGGTGGTATGTACGCCGGGGTGTGGGGTGCGCTGGGCGGCATAATCGGCAAGGCTGTCTTTGCCTATTTTTTCACGGTGTTGATCATGCCCCTCTTCCGGGGTAAAAATCCATTCAAAGAAATGGGAACGAAGGGGGTTTTTGCGGGGCTTACCCTGCAGGGTGCGGCTGCCGTGGCCGATCTCATCCTGGGTACAGGCCTGGCACTGATTCTTTTCAATTTCTTCACCGGCAATGCCAGCTGGATCAACAGCATGGCAGGCATCGTCGGTTTCGTCCTGGCCCTCAAGGCACTCTGGAACAAAGGGGGGGTGCTACGAACACTTGTATTTTTTGCAGCAAACAGGCTTGGCCGCGGCAAGGCCCCGTCGCCGGCAACCTTCAACCGGGTAGCCGCCGGCTATGCTGCAGGAAGTGTTCTGGGTGTTGCCCTCTCCGCTTTTACATCCTCCCGTCTGTTTTATTTATCCTTGCTGCCCCATTCCTGGCAGTCCTATCTGCCCTATATCCTGGGGGCAATCCTTTTTGCCACAGGATTGATCATGAGCATCACCACAAAATCTGGAAAGGCGGTGCCGGTAGCATGA